In Dermacentor albipictus isolate Rhodes 1998 colony chromosome 6, USDA_Dalb.pri_finalv2, whole genome shotgun sequence, the following proteins share a genomic window:
- the LOC135914441 gene encoding sodium- and chloride-dependent glycine transporter 2-like, translated as MAEVEREKWSNKIEFILSSVGLSVGLGNVWRFPYVAFDNGGGAFMVPYIVLMLILGRPMYYLELVLGQFASNAQARAFGGFPLAKGVGWAMVYACAFISLYYNVILGYALLYLVYSFSGTLPWTSCDYSDWADSDCYNPLPGVVPCRTVEPRLLRLYAGENYTGPDAHAILHGSDVVLVPRQAYELLANSCTMATQTAPEQFFYRHVLGLSSGIEHLGSLQPRLAIALVVSWLCVYLCIFKGIKSSGKAVYVTSLAPFLILGMLFVRGITLPGASDGIRFYLVPDWSIITRARVWKNAAEQIFYSLSLAEGMIICFGGFNEFRNRLHKDVLVVAAADFVVSLMGGMVVFSVLGNMAYNMDVPVNDVVSSGVGLAFIAYPQALSMIAYPQIWSAAFYAMLFFLAIDTEFSSVECLLTPFKDQFPALRSHGPLLSFAACALMCAFGMPMASRGGLYILTVMDTYLGGYLLPWIGLAELLVVLLGYGLRRFCADIEFMTGDQPGVALKICWAVFCPLCLTWIVIADLFLYNEPLTLGEYTFPKWVNVVGTYTVIVAVKIIAAFALYHLHSCGYDLHKALLPSHNWGPKDPVDHREYLCFLRQRGMSRLSEQDSQLLPPLEDKSGTDSSRAPPVGLDQSVPLTEAAAPLPDNAPANPDVTPDLPEVDAAPPAAIASGGNVTAAI; from the exons ATGGCGGAAGTAGAGCGCGAGAAGTGGTCGAACAAGATCGAGTTCATCCTCTCTTCCGTCGGCCTGTCTGTCGGCCTGGGCAACGTCTGGCGCTTTCCGTACGTGGCCTTCGACAATGGCGGAG GGGCGTTCATGGTGCCGTATATTGTCCTCATGCTCATCCTGGGTCGCCCCATGTACTACTTGGAGCTCGTCCTGGGCCAATTCGCCAGCAACGCGCAGGCCAGGGCCTTCGGCGGATTCCCTCTCGCCAAGG GCGTGGGCTGGGCCATGGTGTACGCGTGCGCCTTCATCAGCCTGTACTACAACGTGATCTTGGGCTACGCGCTGCTCTATCTAGTCTACTCCTTCAGCGGGACGCTGCCGTGGACGAGCTGCGACTACTCCGATTGGGCCGACAGCGACTGTTACAACCCTCTGCCGGGCGTC GTGCCGTGCCGGACGGTCGAGCCGCGCCTGCTGAGGCTGTACGCGGGAGAGAACTACACGGGGCCCGACGCGCACGCCATCCTGCACGGCTCCGACGTGGTGCTCGTGCCGCGGCAGGCCTACGAGCTCCTCGCCAACTCCTGCACCATGGCCACCCAGACGGCGCCCGAGCAGTTCTTCTA TCGCCACGTGCTTGGACTGAGCAGCGGCATCGAGCATCTGGGCTCGCTACAGCCTCGGCTGGCCATCGCTCTCGTCGTGTCGTGGTTGTGCGTGTACCTGTGCATCTTCAAGGGAATCAAGTCGTCGGGAAAG GCGGTCTACGTGACGTCACTGGCTCCGTTTCTCATCCTGGGCATGCTGTTCGTGCGTGGCATCACTCTTCCGGGAGCTTCGGACGGAATCCGGTTCTACCTGGTGCCCGATTGGTCGATCATCACGCGCGCAAGG GTGTGGAAGAACGCTGCCGAGCAGATATTCTACTCGCTTAGCCTCGCCGAGGGTATGATCATCTGCTTTGGCGGATTCAACGAATTCAGGAACCGGCTTCACAA GGACGTGCTCGTCGTGGCGGCGGCCGACTTCGTGGTGAGCCTGATGGGCGGCATGGTGGTCTTCTCGGTGCTCGGCAACATGGCGTACAACATGGACGTTCCCGTCAACGACGTCGTTTCTTCCG gcGTCGGACTGGCGTTCATCGCGTATCCGCAGGCGCTGAGTATGATCGCTTACCCGCAGATCTGGTCGGCGGCCTTCTACGCGATGCTGTTCTTCCTCGCCATTGATACGGAG TTCTCGTCGGTGGAGTGCCTGCTGACGCCGTTCAAGGACCAGTTCCCGGCGCTGCGATCGCACGGCCCGCTGCTGTCGTTCGCCGCGTGCGCGCTCATGTGCGCGTTCGGCATGCCCATGGCCAGCCGAGGGGGCCTCTACATCCTCACCGTGATGGACACCTACCTGGGCGGATACCTGCTGCCGTGGATCGGGCTCGCCGAGCTGCTCGTCGTCCTGCTCGGTTACG GACTGAGGCGCTTCTGCGCCGACATCGAGTTCATGACCGGCGACCAGCCCGGCGTGGCACTCAAGATCTGCTGGGCCGTGTTCTGCCCCTTGTGCCTCACG TGGATCGTGATCGCCGACCTGTTTCTGTACAACGAACCGCTGACGCTGGGCGAGTACACGTTCCCGAAGTGGGTGAACGTGGTCGGCACGTACACGGTCATCGTGGCCGTCAAGATCATCGCCGCCTTCGCCCTCTACCACTTGCACAGCTGCGGATAC GACCTGCACAAGGCCCTGCTTCCTTCGCACAACTGGGGACCTAAGGACCCCGTAGACCATCGCGAGTACCTGTGCTTTCTGCGACAGCGGGGCATGAGCCGCCTGTCCGAGCAAGACTCTCAGCTGTTGCCGCCGCTGGAAGACAAAAGCGGCACCGATTCGTCGCGGGCGCCCCCTGTCGGCCTCGATCAGTCCGTGCCGCTGACGGAAGCAGCAGCGCCCCTGCCGGACAATGCGCCGGCGAATCCTGACGTCACGCCCGACTTGCCTGAGGTGGACGCCGCGCCACCTGCCGCCATTGCTTCTGGCGGCAACGTAACGGCCGCCATTTAA